In Tenrec ecaudatus isolate mTenEca1 chromosome 4, mTenEca1.hap1, whole genome shotgun sequence, a single window of DNA contains:
- the SLC3A2 gene encoding amino acid transporter heavy chain SLC3A2, with protein sequence MDPAPPEPPAEGVAAPPPPPGAHRGPPDQSLSAGGDSSGSPAAMSRDAEVDMKEVELSELDPEKQPMNAASGVAVAMAVGGGAEKNGLVKIKVADDEAAEAAAKFTGLSKEELLKVAGSPGWVRTRWALLVLFWLGWLGMLAGAVVIIVQAPRCRPLPQQKWWHTGALYRIGDIQAFQPGDKGRLAGLEGQLDYLNSLKVKGIVLGPLHINLKDDVTGTDLKQIDPTLGSKEDFDHLLEAAKKKSIQVVLDLTPNYRGQDSWFLSTQVDMVAAKMKDALEFWLRAGVNGFQVRDVENLTDASSLLAEWQNITQSFSEDRLLMAGTDSSDLQEILKLLNSTKDLLLASSYLSGPSLAKENTRLRVTQYLNATGYRWCSWSVSQAGLLTSFVPDSLLRLYQLLLFTLPGTPVFSYGDEIGLKAAIPPGQPEQAPVMLWNESSFPSASSPGSGSADLNMTVKGQDNVPGSLLSVFRKLSGERVKERSLLHGDFLELPSGPGLFSYVRRWDQNKRFLVVLNFGDLSASASLGPADLPSSAGLPAKAELLLSTQPGRQEGDSLELQHLHLEPHEGVLLHFPYVA encoded by the exons GTTCCCCCGCCGCCATGAGCCGCGACGCCGAGGTGGACATGAAGGAGGTGGAGCTGAGCGAGCTGGACCCCGAGAAGCAGCCGATGAACGCGGCGTCGGGGGTGGCCGTGGCTATGGCCGTGGGCGGCGGCGCCGAGAAGAACggcctggtgaagatcaaggtggCCGACGACGAGGCGGCAGAGGCCGCCGCCAAGTTCACTGGCCTGTCGAAGGAGGAGCTGCTCAAGGTGGCCGGCAGCCCCGGCTGGGTGCGCACCCGCTGGGCGCTGCTGGTGCTCTTCTGGCTTGGCTGGCTGGGCATGCTGGCCGGCGCGGTGGTCATCATCGTGCAGGCCCCGCGCTGCCGCCCGCTGCCCCAGCAGAAGTGGTGGCACACGGGAGCCCTCTACCGCATCGGTGACATCCAGGCCTTCCAGCCCGGGGACAAGGGCCGCCTAGCAG GcctggaggggcaactggattaCCTGAACTCGTTGAAGGTAAAGGGCATTGTGCTGGGCCCACTTCACATCAACCTGAAGGATGACGTGACTGGTACCGATCTGAAACAGATCGACCCTACTTTGGGCTCCAAGGAAGATTTCGATCATCTCTTGGAGGCAGCCAAAAAAAAGA GCATCCAAGTCGTCCTGGACCTCACTCCCAACTACAGGGGCCAGGACTCGTGGTTCCTTTCCACGCaggttgacatggtggctgctaaGATGAAG GATGCCCTGGAGTTCTGGCTGAGGGCCGGCGTGAACGGCTTCCAGGTTCGGGATGTGGAGAATCTAACG GATGCATCTTCGCTGCTGGCTGAGTGGCAGAACATCACCCAGAGCTTCAGTGAAGACAG GCTCTTGATGGCAGGCACGGACTCCTCCGACCTGCAGGAGATCCTGAAGCTGCTCAACTCCACCAAGGACCTCCTGTTGGCCAGCTCGTACCTGTCGGGCCCCAGCTTGGCGAAGGAGAACACACGGCTCCGGGTCACCCAGTACTTGAACGCGACGGGCTATCGCTGGTGCAGCTGGAGC GTGTCTCAGGCTGGCCTCCTGACGTCCTTTGTGCCAGATTCCCTTCTCCgactctaccagctgctcctcttcaCGCTGCCGGGGACCCCCGTCTTCAGCTATGGGGATGAGATTggcctgaaggctgccatccctcCTGGACAG CCGGAGCAGGCCCCCGTCATGCTGTGGAATGAATCCAGCTTCCCCAGCGCCTCCAGCCCAGGCTCTGGGTCTGCAGACCTCAACATGACTGTGAAG GGCCAGGATAACGTGCCCGGGTCCCTGCTCTCTGTGTTCCGGAAGCTGAGTGGTGAGCGCGTCAAGGAGCGCTCCCTGCTGCACGGGGACTTTCTCGAGCTCCCCTCGGGACCGGGCCTCTTCTCCTACGTCCGCCGCTGGGACCAGAACAAGCGGTTTCTGGTTGTGCTTAACTTTGGGGACCTGAGCGCCTCGGCCAGCTTGGGGCCTGCTGACCTGCCCAGCAGTGCCGGCCTGCCAGCCAAGGCAGAACTCTTGCTCAGCACCCAGCCGGGCCGGCAGGAGGGAGACTCCCTGGAGCTGCAGCACCTGCACCTGGAGCCCCACGAGGGGGTGCTCCTGCATTTCCCCTACGTGGCCTGA